One part of the Arthrobacter sp. EM1 genome encodes these proteins:
- a CDS encoding DNA polymerase IV: protein MLHVDLDQFIAAVEVLRRPELAGKPIIVGGRGDPTERAVVSTASYEARAFGVGSGMPLRIAARKVPDAVILPVDQEAYLAASETVMATLRGQPGATVQVLGWDEAFVGIETDSPEAYARHVQAAVLERTLLHCSVGIGDTLVRAKVATGFGKPAGVFRLTAGNWLDVMGSRPTKDLWGVGTKVSGRLAKLGFKTVAELAAADPQDLVPEFGPRMGPWYAELGRGDGAGVVDATPWVARGHSRETTFQRDLTEPAQVDAAVRELTARVLEDVGAEGRPVVGLTLKVRYAPFITKTHARRIPETSDQDEILARALDLAAGIEVGRPVRLLGLRAEMAMPDDARQGHTPTRGGW from the coding sequence GTGCTGCACGTCGATCTCGACCAGTTCATCGCGGCAGTCGAAGTCCTGCGGCGGCCGGAGCTTGCGGGCAAACCGATCATTGTCGGCGGCCGGGGCGACCCCACGGAACGGGCCGTGGTGTCGACCGCATCCTACGAAGCCAGGGCGTTCGGTGTGGGTTCCGGAATGCCGCTACGCATTGCGGCCCGGAAAGTGCCCGACGCCGTGATCCTGCCCGTCGATCAGGAGGCCTACCTAGCGGCGTCTGAAACGGTGATGGCTACCTTGCGCGGGCAGCCCGGTGCCACCGTGCAGGTGCTGGGTTGGGACGAAGCCTTTGTTGGCATTGAGACTGACAGCCCGGAAGCTTATGCCCGGCACGTGCAGGCCGCTGTCCTGGAACGAACGCTGTTGCATTGCAGCGTGGGCATCGGCGACACCTTGGTCCGCGCCAAGGTCGCCACCGGTTTCGGCAAGCCGGCCGGCGTCTTCCGTCTCACTGCCGGGAACTGGCTCGACGTTATGGGCAGCCGGCCCACCAAGGACCTGTGGGGCGTCGGAACCAAAGTGTCGGGCAGGCTGGCGAAACTCGGCTTCAAAACAGTCGCGGAGCTCGCCGCGGCCGACCCCCAGGACCTGGTCCCGGAGTTCGGCCCCAGGATGGGTCCCTGGTACGCGGAGCTCGGACGCGGGGACGGCGCCGGCGTTGTGGACGCCACCCCGTGGGTTGCCCGCGGTCATAGCCGGGAAACAACCTTCCAGCGGGATCTGACCGAGCCCGCCCAGGTGGACGCCGCCGTGCGGGAGCTGACAGCGCGCGTGCTTGAGGATGTTGGGGCGGAAGGACGGCCCGTGGTGGGGCTGACCCTGAAGGTTAGGTACGCGCCGTTCATCACCAAGACCCATGCGCGGAGGATTCCCGAAACTTCCGACCAGGATGAGATCCTCGCGCGGGCCTTGGACCTCGCAGCCGGAATCGAAGTTGGCCGTCCGGTCCGGCTCCTGGGCCTGCGGGCCGAAATGGCAATGCCCGACGACGCCCGACAGGGACATACGCCCACGCGCGGCGGCTGGTAA
- a CDS encoding alpha/beta hydrolase, producing MERRINDVLIHYVEHGVGMPLIALHGAGVDHREIEAAIEAVVPGPGFQRIYPDLPGMGHSTTGDLGCNDDVVALLADFIDRLEAGPVMLLGHSYGAYLARGVAAQRPDIVRALALLCPGAERSQNVPDHRVIYQDDDAYDELEPEQRQGFDEYFVVRTPATARRYRSHVVPGTTLVDAKGLGRIFAEWTVDVGSGTFTGPTLIAAGRSDAIVGYTDAMDLLERYPHASLAVVEGAGHALMHERPELLAALLGDWLDRARPDEK from the coding sequence ATGGAGCGACGGATCAACGATGTCCTGATTCATTACGTCGAGCACGGTGTCGGCATGCCGCTTATTGCGCTTCATGGCGCCGGTGTGGATCACCGCGAGATCGAGGCGGCGATAGAGGCCGTCGTCCCCGGCCCGGGATTCCAGCGGATCTACCCGGATCTGCCGGGGATGGGTCATTCCACGACCGGGGACCTGGGTTGCAACGACGATGTAGTCGCGCTCCTCGCTGACTTCATTGATCGGCTGGAGGCCGGACCGGTGATGCTGCTGGGGCATTCCTACGGCGCATATCTTGCGCGCGGAGTGGCCGCACAGCGGCCGGACATCGTGCGCGCTTTGGCCTTGCTATGCCCCGGCGCCGAGCGGTCTCAAAATGTGCCGGACCATCGGGTGATCTATCAGGACGATGACGCCTACGACGAACTCGAACCTGAGCAACGGCAGGGGTTCGATGAGTACTTCGTCGTGCGCACACCGGCCACCGCACGCCGTTACCGCAGCCATGTCGTGCCGGGTACAACGCTCGTCGACGCCAAGGGACTGGGCCGTATCTTCGCCGAATGGACGGTCGACGTCGGGTCTGGCACCTTCACGGGGCCGACCCTAATCGCGGCCGGACGGAGCGATGCGATCGTTGGTTACACCGACGCCATGGATCTGCTCGAGCGCTATCCGCATGCCAGCCTGGCAGTAGTAGAGGGCGCGGGCCATGCACTCATGCACGAACGGCCCGAGCTCCTCGCCGCGTTGCTCGGTGATTGGCTTGACCGGGCCCGGCCGGACGAAAAGTGA
- a CDS encoding isocitrate lyase/phosphoenolpyruvate mutase family protein, translated as MAAFRDLHNTASPLLLPNAWDIGSALAFATAGFPAVGTTSFGIAASAGLPNGGRSSKAETFALAAQLCRLPVHVTADIEDGYSDDPAEVAETVARLAALGVAGINLEDSTAGHLVDPPAFAEKVAAVKRRSPEMFVNARVDNIWFGEQATVDAVLLRASAYADAGADGIFVPGLVVPEDIRAITAGIGLPVNVLAHPSLTVAELGELGVRRVSSGSLPYRAAVDAAVMVVTALRGGRQAPVATPYWEMQSRLVAFSQRPTEP; from the coding sequence ATGGCGGCTTTTCGGGATCTCCACAACACTGCGTCGCCGCTGCTGCTCCCCAATGCCTGGGACATAGGGTCTGCCTTGGCATTTGCGACAGCAGGATTCCCGGCCGTCGGCACCACCAGCTTTGGTATTGCGGCAAGTGCCGGCCTCCCCAACGGAGGACGGTCCAGCAAGGCGGAAACCTTCGCACTGGCGGCGCAGCTGTGCCGCCTGCCTGTCCACGTCACGGCGGACATCGAAGACGGCTACTCCGATGATCCTGCCGAGGTTGCGGAGACTGTGGCCCGACTGGCTGCCCTGGGCGTGGCCGGGATCAACCTGGAGGACAGCACAGCCGGGCACCTGGTCGATCCCCCAGCCTTTGCCGAGAAGGTTGCCGCCGTCAAGCGACGCAGCCCGGAAATGTTTGTCAACGCCCGGGTGGACAACATTTGGTTCGGCGAACAGGCCACTGTGGATGCCGTCCTGCTCCGCGCCTCGGCCTACGCCGATGCCGGGGCGGATGGCATCTTTGTGCCCGGACTTGTGGTTCCGGAGGACATCCGGGCCATCACCGCCGGCATCGGGCTGCCGGTCAACGTGCTGGCACATCCCTCGCTGACTGTTGCCGAGCTGGGTGAGCTGGGGGTCCGGCGCGTAAGCTCCGGCTCCCTACCGTACCGGGCAGCTGTTGACGCGGCGGTGATGGTGGTCACGGCCCTTCGTGGCGGCCGGCAGGCGCCGGTCGCCACCCCGTACTGGGAGATGCAATCGCGCCTCGTAGCATTCAGCCAGCGCCCCACGGAGCCGTAG
- a CDS encoding phage tail protein, which translates to MPYVVDFANVSTVGLESSPVAGALAGLRANEGRYYRNKYDHVFTVSPASEVPEVVDRVSRILKDERDLVIGSRPLEATAFEVGGLRMDYVFYESGLSINVMYSIEDGGKRAVGFKLAEGMVIPAELESRFKFARQKSKLAGVIRGSYFVIKGKY; encoded by the coding sequence ATGCCATACGTTGTTGACTTCGCGAACGTTTCTACTGTCGGCCTGGAATCGTCTCCGGTCGCCGGGGCGCTCGCTGGGTTACGCGCCAACGAGGGACGCTACTACCGCAACAAATACGACCACGTCTTCACCGTTAGCCCCGCAAGCGAGGTTCCGGAAGTAGTCGATAGGGTGAGCCGCATTCTTAAGGACGAGCGCGACCTCGTCATCGGCTCCCGCCCGCTCGAGGCGACCGCGTTTGAAGTCGGCGGTTTACGGATGGATTACGTTTTCTACGAATCCGGGCTGTCGATCAACGTTATGTACAGCATCGAGGACGGCGGGAAACGGGCGGTTGGATTCAAACTGGCCGAAGGCATGGTGATTCCAGCGGAACTGGAGTCACGTTTCAAGTTCGCCCGCCAGAAGTCAAAACTGGCAGGCGTTATCCGCGGCTCCTACTTTGTGATCAAGGGCAAATACTGA
- a CDS encoding DUF1905 domain-containing protein, whose product MAAKQPLNITFTALLGRVRPGDTWTCVQLPDSAQIFGTRGLVKVAGTIDGYPFTGAFMALGDGTHKLPVAAPVRKAIGKADGDSVEVRLTQRLN is encoded by the coding sequence ATGGCCGCTAAGCAACCGCTGAACATCACCTTTACCGCGCTTCTGGGCAGGGTGCGTCCGGGAGACACGTGGACCTGCGTCCAGCTTCCGGATTCGGCTCAGATCTTTGGCACCAGGGGGCTTGTCAAAGTAGCCGGCACCATTGACGGGTACCCGTTTACCGGAGCGTTTATGGCGCTGGGCGATGGCACACACAAGTTACCGGTCGCTGCGCCCGTGCGCAAAGCCATCGGCAAGGCTGATGGCGATAGCGTCGAGGTAAGACTCACCCAGCGGTTGAACTAA
- a CDS encoding YdeI/OmpD-associated family protein — translation MKFTTTILGSGNKVGIEVPEDIVVALGAGRRPPVVVTVNGKSYRSSIAVMGGQNMVGVSAVNRELTGVSAGDTVEVDVEVDTEPRIIDVPEDLAAALATEPEAKAFYATLNYSSQRRYVEPIANAKTAETRSRRVAKVVTDLKAGLK, via the coding sequence ATGAAATTCACCACGACCATCCTGGGCAGCGGAAACAAAGTCGGCATCGAGGTCCCAGAGGACATCGTAGTTGCGCTTGGTGCCGGGAGGCGGCCCCCGGTGGTTGTGACAGTCAACGGCAAAAGCTATCGCAGCAGCATCGCAGTGATGGGCGGCCAGAACATGGTTGGCGTCAGCGCGGTCAACCGTGAACTGACGGGGGTCTCTGCAGGGGACACTGTGGAGGTGGACGTCGAGGTGGACACCGAGCCGCGAATCATCGATGTTCCTGAGGACCTCGCCGCTGCCCTTGCGACGGAACCCGAGGCGAAGGCCTTCTACGCGACGCTGAACTACAGTAGCCAGCGGCGCTACGTGGAGCCAATCGCGAATGCAAAAACTGCAGAAACCCGCTCCCGCCGAGTCGCCAAGGTGGTAACTGATCTCAAGGCCGGTCTGAAATAG